The segment TCAAGCGTTTCGGGCGGACCTTCACCGGCGATGCCGATCGACTCGATCAGCGTTGGTTCAGCCTGTTCGCCGAATGCGTAAACGCTAACCCGATGCTCGGCAGATAATTCGTCCAGCAGATCCGTTTGTTCCAGCAATTGCTCGACTCGTTCGGACCGGCTTTGGGTGCTAAGCGCCGACCCCGAGGGCAACGACATGCTTTGGCTGACGTCGACCAACACAGCGACTTCACTGGGCCGCGTCACCATCCGCTGGGCACGTCGCTGCAAGTCGAAGAAGAAGAATACGAGCGCGACCACGGTCGCAATTCTTAGTCCAACCAAGACCGCACGAATCGCGCCAGACAACTCGGCCACATCGCGGCGATAATAGCGCACACAGATCCATAAGACCGCCGACAGCGCGGCGATCAACAGAGCCCAAACCCACCAGCCTTCCAGTGTGCTTGCGCGAGCAAATTCGTAAACGATTTGCCGAGTGTCGGTGACACGCGTTTCAACAGCATTCATGCTTGGCCTCCCAGTGACGCTGGTTTCGAGGCAGATGTTAACTTCGTGGGCTTCACGTGATAGGTTGCCCAATAGGCAAGCGTTTGCTCGGCGGCCAGAATCGCCGCCAACAGTCCTAGCAACAACAATGTCATCGTTGAGCTGCCCGCGGTTTGGTTTTGTTCGCTCCAAGCACTGCTGCTGACGAATTTCAATTCCATCGGCAAGAACTGCTGTGCGATTTCGGCTTGATCAGCTCGCTCCAGCTCACCATCGCCGACGCGAATCACCGATGCGACCGGCACCACGGTGCCCCGCCCATCGGACCGCGTCAGCATCCATTCGGAAATGCCCGGTCGCAGAATTTCGGCGACATTGTCTTCCCCTTCGATGACCATGTCATTCGGATCAAGTTTAAATTCCAACACAGGATCCTCGCCGACCAACGATGACTCTTGTTCGTTTGCGGCGATCTCGATCGGAACTCGCGGCGACTCGTCGGTCGCAGGGACATACATCGCCTCGGCCGTGTAATCTCGAGACGAAAGTACTTTGACGATTGCGTCATCGATCATCCGATGGGTCGGTGGCGCCGCACCGCTCCAAAGCAGCGCGTTGGATTGCAGCAAGAAAACCACGAACGTTGGATCACCCGGCCAATTCGTCCACGAACCATCCAATCCCGACAGCACCGTGATCACACGACCGCGACCGTAGTCATGCAGCGTCACGAACGGCAACCCGTCACGACGATTCAGAACCACACGCATGCGCGGCCGCTGCGAGTCCGGCAGGTCACCAAGTTGAGGTTCGTCGAGCCGCCAAGACTGCGACAATCCGATCAAAGCCAACGCACTTTCGCCGATCGATTCCAGCGGCGCAAGCAGAGTCGAGGATGATTCACCCAATCCGACATCTGGCTTGGCATCCGTCGGTACAGGCAACTCAATTGGCTGGCCAAGCGAACCTGGCAGCAAATAACGGCTCTGGCCAAGCAGTGTTTGATTGTACGATTCGCGATTCGTATTGGGGCCTAAGAACCACGCCAATCCGCCGCCCCGCTGAACGTACTTTGACAGTGCGTCGGCCGCATTCTCGCCGATCTCGGGAACGTCGACTAAATAGATCGCTCGGTAGGGCGCTAGCGTTTCCAAGGTCGCCGAACGCAAGAACGACGGCGGCTGAATATCGGGCACTGCACCGATCCGGACCTGGCTGCCGGGATTCAGCACCGACGCAATGTGATAAGCGCCGCGTGCCTCGGTGTCGCCGTCGATCACCAGTACTTTTTCGACATCCGATAGCGGC is part of the Rubripirellula reticaptiva genome and harbors:
- a CDS encoding BatA domain-containing protein; amino-acid sequence: MFLFPALTIGFLFVAVPLLVHLINMLRHRRQAWAAMDFLLASYRKQKKWIRLRQLLLLLSRIAVAALLIAMLCGWTGGGRRFGLLGGTTTHHVVVLDDSYSMGDVSIGAATPLASDEAAKTAYGRALGALQDLTRRLASDDGIHQLTVIRASRAAMINRGGGESADAAADLSVQTITSDGRLINRIMSTQSSPTRTDLVPALDQVTELINATPADAKYLYIASDFRERDWASSERYAASMRNLDGNVTVRMIDCAAPPEPNLAITDISPAQDVWVAGVPVVVRVTVKNYSATPVKNVAIVNRVIRYSSDVVNIDPTRQFSGEVESLPAIMIEQLAAGEEITKSFQVFITQTGSHAIEASLPDDALAIDNVRTCTLPLSDVEKVLVIDGDTEARGAYHIASVLNPGSQVRIGAVPDIQPPSFLRSATLETLAPYRAIYLVDVPEIGENAADALSKYVQRGGGLAWFLGPNTNRESYNQTLLGQSRYLLPGSLGQPIELPVPTDAKPDVGLGESSSTLLAPLESIGESALALIGLSQSWRLDEPQLGDLPDSQRPRMRVVLNRRDGLPFVTLHDYGRGRVITVLSGLDGSWTNWPGDPTFVVFLLQSNALLWSGAAPPTHRMIDDAIVKVLSSRDYTAEAMYVPATDESPRVPIEIAANEQESSLVGEDPVLEFKLDPNDMVIEGEDNVAEILRPGISEWMLTRSDGRGTVVPVASVIRVGDGELERADQAEIAQQFLPMELKFVSSSAWSEQNQTAGSSTMTLLLLGLLAAILAAEQTLAYWATYHVKPTKLTSASKPASLGGQA